A segment of the Armatimonadota bacterium genome:
GGCGCGCCGGCGCAGCGCGTTGGGTGGGATGGCTGGCCAGCCTGGCCACTCTGGGCCTGGCCGTCCGGCTCTTCCAGGCCTTCGTCCCGGGCAGCGGGGAGATGCAGTTTGTCGTCCGCCGGCCCTGGGTGCCGCTTTTGGGCATCGAGTACGCGCTGGGGGTGGATGGGATCTCGCTGCTACTGGTGATGCTCACCGCGGTGATCTTTCCCATCGCCCTGCTCTCCTCCTGGGGGGCAATTGCGGAGAAGGTGCGGGAGTTCACGGTGGCCATGCTCCTCCTGGAGACCGCCGTCCTGGGGACCTTCCTCAGCCTGGACCTGCTGCTCTTCTACGTCTTCTGGGAGGCAGTGCTGGTTCCCATGTACTTCCTCATCGGCATCTGGGGCGGCCCACAGCGCACCTACGCCGCCAACAAGTTCATCCTGTACACCATGGCAGGCAGCGTGCTGATGCTGGTGGCCATCATCGCCTTCTACCTGACGGCGGCGCCGGCGGGCGCGCGCACCTTTGATCTGCTGCGCCTCCAGGAGGCGGCGCCGCCCTCAGGGCTTGCTCCCTGGCTGTTTGCCGCCTTCACCCTGGCCTTCGCCGTGAAGGTGCCGCTGTGGCCGCTGCACACCTGGCTGCCGGACGCGCACGTGGAGGCACCCACCGCTGGCAGCGTAATCCTGGCAGCCCTCCTGCTGAAGATGGGGACCTACGGGTTCCTCCGCTTCTCCCTGGGACTCTTCCCCCAGGTGGCGGTCACCGCCGCACCGCTGCTGCTGGCCCTGGGGGTGGTGGGGGTCATCTACGGGGGGATCGTCTCCTGGGCCCAGCCTGACCTGAAGCGCCTGGTGGCCTTCAGCAGCGTTAGCCACCTGGGCTTGGTCACCCTGGGCATCTTCGCCCTGACCACCGAGGCGCTGCAGGGCGCCCTGCTGCAGATGGTCAACCACGGCATCTCCACCGGCGGGCTGTTCCTCATCGTCGGCGTCCTCTACGACCGGCTGCACACCCGGGCCATCGCCGACTACGGCGGGGTGGCCGCGCTTATGCCGCGCTTCGCCGCCCTCTTCACCATCGTCCTGCTCTCCTCCGCCGCTGTGCCATCGACCAACGGTTTCGTAGGCGAGTTCCTCATCCTGCTGGGGACCTTTCACCGTTCCCCGCCACTGGCCGTCCTGGCCGTCAGCGGGGTGATCCTCTCGGTGATCTACCTGCTGTGGGCCTACCAGAAGGTGATGCAGGGTCCGGTGAGGGCAAAGACGCCGGAGCGCCTGGTGGAGGTGAACGCGCGAGAGGCGCTGGTCTTCCTCCCGCTGGTGGTGCTCATCTTCTGGATCGGCCTGTACCCTTCCCCTCTGCTGCGCCGCTCCGAGGCTTCCGTGCGCGCGGTGGTGGAGCGCGTGGAACGCCGTACGCAGGGTGCGGTGACGCCTGGACGGCCAGTCGCAGGTACCCCCGGCGCGGTAGCTGGGAGGATTCCGCCTCTGGGGGCACGGTGACGCCGTGAGTGCGGCCATCGACCTGCGCACCGTCCTGCCGGAGGTGGTGGTGGCCGCCCTGGCCATGGCGGTGTTGATGTGGGATGTGCTGGCCGGGGTCCGCGGGCGGAAGGCGCTGGCCCCGGGAACTATCCTGGGGCTGGCGGCCGCCGCCGGGGCCGTGATCTGGGTGGGGCCTCGCCCGCCGGCCTTCGCCGGCGCCTACCTGCGCGATGCTGCCACGGTGCTCTTCCAGGCCATCGCGCTGATCTCTGCGGTTCTGGCCACCCTCCTTGGCGCCGACTACCTGCGGCGAACCGGCCTGGAACGAGGGGAGTACTATGCCCTCCTCCTCTTTGCCTGCCTGGGCGCTATGGTCATGGCGGCCGCCGGAGACCTGATCGTCCTATTCCTGGGACTGGAGACCCTATCCATCCCGCTGTATGTCCTGGCCGCCTTCCGCCGCGGGAATGTCCGCTCCCAGGAGGCGGGGATGAAGTACTTCCTGCTGGGATCCTTCTCCACGGCCTTCTTCCTCTACGGGGTTGCCCTGCTCTATGGTGCCTCTGGGTCCACCGCTCTGGGGGCGCTGGCCCGGGCTGCAGCGGCGGGGCTGACCCCGCTGCTGGGGATAGGCGTCGCCCTTTTCTCCATCGGCCTGGCCTTCAAGGCCGCCCTGGTCCCCTTCCACACCTGGGCACCCGACGTCTACGAGGGGGCGCCGCTGCCGGTGACGGCCTATATGGCGGTGGTGGCCAAGGTGGGCGCATTCGCCGCGGTGCTGCGGGCCTTCCCCCTGGCCCTGCCCGGGCTGGCCGGCCAGTGGACGCTGCTGCTGGCCACCCTCAGCGTGGCCACCATGATCCTGGGCAACCTGGTGGCGCTGGTGCAGCGCTCTATGAAACGCCTGCTGGCCTACTCCAGCATCGCCCACGCCGGGTACCTGCTGATCGGGGTGGCTGCCGGAGGAGCGGAGGGGGCGTGGGCGATGGTCTTCTACCTGGTGGCCTACCTCTTCATGACCCTGGGCGCGTTTGCTGTGGTCCTGCTGCTGCAGCGGGCCGGCGAGGAAGCGGACCTTATCGAGGAGTACGCCGGCCTGGGAGGGAGGGCGCCCTGGCTGGCCGCGGCCATGGCCGTGTTTATGGTCTCCCTGGCCGGACTGCCCCCGACGGCGGGGTTCATCGGCAAGTTCTACCTGTTCAGTGCGGCCCTGGCTGCGGGCCAGCCCGCGGTGGCTCTGGTGGGGGCCCTGACCTCGGTGGTTTCCGTCTACTACTACCTGCGCGTCCCCTACATCATGTTCGTGGGCAGGGAGGTGGAGGGTGTGGAGGTGGTACCTGCGCCCGGCGTGCGCGCCGTCGTCGTCACCGCGGCAGCGGCGGTGATCCTCCTGGGCGTGCTCCCGGGCGCGCTGACGCAGGCGGTCCACCCTCTGGTCGACCTCTTCGGCGCCCGGTGAGGTTCCGCGCTTACGGCTCGGGATCCGCGCCGACCGGCGGGGGCTGAGGGGGCGAGCTGCGGGGACGGCGCCAGAGGAACCACACGCCGGCCAGAAGCAGGATCGCTGCGGCCACCTGGCCGTAGGCCAGGGTCCCCAGGATGACGTGCTCCTCGCTGCGCAGCGCATCCAGGAGGATACGTCCGGCGGAGGTGAGCACGACAACGACCCACCACACCTGCCCGGGGAACGCGCGCCGCCTGGCCACGCGCCAGGCGGCCCAGAGGATCACTACGGCCAGCGCCATCTCGTAGAGCTGCAGGGGATGGCGCGGCGCATCCGGCGCCGTGGGGAAGAGGACTCCCCAGGGCAGCGCCGTCGGGTCTCCGTATAGCTCGCCGTTCATGAAGTTGCCGAAGCGGACGAAGATGTTGCCCAGGGGGATGGCCCAGACCACGGTGTCGGCCAGCGACCAGTACGAGACACCGCCGCGGCGCGCCACCAGGTACCCGTACAGCAGCCCGGCGGCGATGGCCCCATGCGACGTCAGCCCGCCGTGCCAGAGGCGGAAGACCTCCAGGGGGTCGGCGAACTCTCCCGGATGGGAGACGACGTACCCCAGCCGGGCCCCGGCGAAGAGAACCAGGGCCAGGGGGAAGGTGATGCGGTCGATGAACTCCCGGGCGATGCCGAAGCGAGGTCCCCAGCGCAGGGCGAAGAGGATGCTCGCCAGGATCGTCAGCGCCATCATCACTCCGTACCAGCGGACGACCAGCGGTCCGGCCTGGAAGAGCACGGGGTTCATGGCGGTCCCAGTCTAGCAGATGGATCCCTGCGGCAGCAGCCCGCTCCCTTCTTCGCCTACGCGCATCGCCGTCGGCTCGCAACAGCCAGCCAAGGTGGCCGCGGCCACGGTCGTGCTGCAGAGGGCCTTCCCCGGAGCGGAGGTCGTGGCCCTGGGCGTGGAGGGCGGTGTCGGCCCGCTACCCCTCTCGGTCGAGGAGACCATCCGGGGCGCGCTGGAGCGGGCCCGGCGCGCGCTGCGGGAGGGCGGAGCCGATCTGGGTGTGGGGATCGAAGACGGGCTGGAGGAGACCCCGCACGGCACCTTCCTCGGGAGCTGGGCGGCCGCCATCGACCGCAGGGGACGGGTGGGGCTGGGAGCGGGGATGCGCATCCTCCTGCCGCCGGAAGTGGTGCAGGCGGTCCGCCGGGGGCAGGACCTCGGCCAGATCGTCCGCGAGCACTCCTCTCTGGTGGACAGCGAGACCGGCGGCGCCATCGGCTGGCTTACCCGCGGCCTGGTCACGCGGGAAGAGGCGCACCGCCATGCCGTCGCCGCAGCGCTGGCTCCCTTCCTGCCGGGCGCGGTACAGTGGTAAGAGCCACGCATCGTGGAGTTCAGCGAGACCACTGTGAGGCGGGTGAACAGGGTGGAGGCCGATCCGGAGAAGTGGATGCTCCAGTCCAGCTACACCAGCGATGCCCTCCCATGACCGTTGAGGTGGCTGTTCCCGCCACCATCGCCAACCTCGGCCCGGGCTTCGACGCCCTGGGCATGGCCGTCAACCTCTACGATCGCTTCCGCGTGAGCATCGCCGACCGGCCGGCGGTCTCCTTCAGCGGGGGAGATGCCGCTGCGCTGGCCGGGGAGCCCGCGCCGCTGGTCCTGCGGGCGGCGGAGGAGGTCGCTCGACAGGCGGGGCGCAGGGCTGCCTTTGCCATCGAAGCCCGCCTGGCCGTCCCGGTCACTCGCGGCCTGGGCAGCAGTGCCGCCGCCATCGTGGGTGGGGCGGTGGCGGCCAACGAGCTGCTGGGCCACCCCCTGGACCAGACGGCCCTGCTGGAGCTGGCGGTGCAGCTGGAAGGGCATCCCGACAATGTGGCGGCGGCGCTGCTCGGCGGGGTGGTGGTGGTGACCCGGGACGGCCAGGCCCTGCGCGCGGGGCGCTTTCTCCCACGGCTGGACCTGGAGATTGCCCTGGCCATACCCGATCGCGTCATCCCCACCGCGGAGGCGCGGGCGCTGCTGCCGCGGACCGTCCCCCTGGCCGATGCGGTCTTCAACCTCTCCAGAGTGGCGCTGCTGGTCGCGGCCCTGCTGACCGGGGACGGTGCGCTGCTCCCGGCGGCCCTGCAGGACCGCCTGCATCAGCCGCACCGGGCCAGGCTGCTGCCAGGGTTCGCCGCGGTGCTGGTGGCGGCGCGCGAGGCCGGCGCCTACGGTGCGGTGCTGGCGGGCTCCGGGTCCACGGTGGCCGCCTTCAGCCCCCCCGGCCGGGGGGAGCGCGTAGGGGAGGCCATGCGCCAGGCCTTCGCTAGCCACGGCGTGACATCGGCGACGCGCACGGTGTCCGTGGACGCGCACGGTGCCACCGTCTACCCCTCGTAGCTGCGCCATGGGGCCGTCCTCCGGTGCTCCACTCGAGATCCTGCGCCGTGTGCAGCAGCTGCGCCGCCAGATCGAGGAGCACAACTACCTCTACTTCGTCCTGGACGCTCCCAGGATCAGCGACGCGGAGTATGACGCCCTGGTGCGCGAGCTGCGCGACCTGGAGGAACGCTTCCCCGGGCTGCAGACACCCGACTCCCCCACGCAGCGGGTGGGGGCGCCGCCCGCCCTGGCCTTCGCCACGGTGGTGCACTACCAGCCCATGCTCAGCCTGGCCAACGCCTTCAGCCAGGAGGAGCTGGACGCCTGGCACCGCCGTTTGGTCCACATCCTGGGGGACGTCCCCCTGGCCTTTGTCTGCGAGCTGAAGATTGACGGGGCGGCTGTCTCCCTGGTCTACGAGCACGGACGCTTCACCCGCGGGGCCACCCGGGGGGACGGGCAGCGGGGCGAGGAGGTCACGCTCAACCTGCGCACGATCCGCAGCCTGCCCCTGCGCCTGCGGGCAGATCCCCCGCCACCGCTGCTGGAGGTGCGGGCCGAAGTCTACCTGACCCGTGCGGCCCTGGAGGTGCTCAACCGCGAGCGGGCCGGCCGGGGAGAACCGCCCTTTGCCAACCCCAGGAACGCCGCCGCCGGATCGCTGCGCCAGCTCGACCCGCAGGTTACCGCCTCCCGCCCCCTGGACCTCTTCGTCTATGGCTTAGGTGCCGTGCAGGGCCTGGAGCTGCCCACGCACGGCGAGACCCTGGCCTGGCTACGCGCGGCCGGCTTCCGCACCAACCCCCACACCCGGCGCTGCACCTCCCTGGACGAGGTGCGGGCCTACGTGCGGGAGTGGACGGTGCGGCACCGCGACCTCCCCTATGAGACGGACGGCGTGGTGGTCAAGGTGGACAGCGTCGCCCAGCAGGCGGAGCTGGGGGCGACGAGCCAGGCGCCGCGCTGGGCCATCGCGTACAAGTTCCCGGCGGAGCAGGTGATGACCCGCGTAAAGGACATCGTGGTCTACGTGGGGCGCACAGGAGCCCTCACCCCCGTGGCCGTGCTGGAGCCGGTGGCCGTCTCCGGAGTGACGGTGACCAGCGCCACGCTGCACAACGAGGACGAGGTGCGGCGCAAGGACGTGCGCGCGGGCGACTGGGTGGTGGTGCAGCGCGCCGGGGAGGTTATCCCCGAGGTGGTGCGGGTGCTGACGGAGCGACGTACCGGGCAGGAGCGTCCCTTCCGGATGCCGGGGAGCTGCCCGGTCTGCCGCACCGCGGTGATCCGCCCGGAGGGGGAAGCGGTAACGCGCTGCCCCAACCCCGCCTGCCCTGCGCAGGTGATGGGCGCGCTGCTGCACTTTGCCTCCCGGGATGCGCTGAACATCGAGGGGCTGGGGACCAGACGCCTGGAGCAGCTGCTGGCCGCGGGCCTGGTGGGGGACGCCGCCGACCTCTACGGCCTGCGCCGTGAGCAGCTGCTAAATCTGGAGCGGATGGCAGAGCGGTCGGCGCAGAACCTGCTGGATTCAATCGCCCGCAGCCGGCGGACCACGCTGGCGCGCTTCCTGGTCGCGCTGGGCATCCGGCACGTGGGGCCCACCGTAGCGGAGACGCTGGCGGCGCACTTCCGCGACATCCGGGCGCTGATGGAGGCCTCCTTCGAGGAGGTGCGGGACGTCCCCGGGGTGGGTCCGGTAATCGCCCACAGCGTGGTCACCTTCTTCCAGGAGGGGGAGAACCGGGCGCTGGTGTTGCGGCTGCTGGAGGCTGGTGTGGTGCCCGCCCCGCCGGATGCGCGGGGTGAGGGGCCGCTGGCTGGACGGCATTTCGTCTTCACCGGGACGCTGCGGCGCTTCACCCGGGGAGAGGCGGAGGCGCGGGTGAAGGCCCTGGGAGGCACGGTGGCCGGCAGCGTGGGGGCCCGGACCACTGATGTTGTCGTGGGCGAACAGCCGGG
Coding sequences within it:
- a CDS encoding NADH-quinone oxidoreductase subunit M, translating into MLTWLIFTPTIGAAVVAALPRRRAGAARWVGWLASLATLGLAVRLFQAFVPGSGEMQFVVRRPWVPLLGIEYALGVDGISLLLVMLTAVIFPIALLSSWGAIAEKVREFTVAMLLLETAVLGTFLSLDLLLFYVFWEAVLVPMYFLIGIWGGPQRTYAANKFILYTMAGSVLMLVAIIAFYLTAAPAGARTFDLLRLQEAAPPSGLAPWLFAAFTLAFAVKVPLWPLHTWLPDAHVEAPTAGSVILAALLLKMGTYGFLRFSLGLFPQVAVTAAPLLLALGVVGVIYGGIVSWAQPDLKRLVAFSSVSHLGLVTLGIFALTTEALQGALLQMVNHGISTGGLFLIVGVLYDRLHTRAIADYGGVAALMPRFAALFTIVLLSSAAVPSTNGFVGEFLILLGTFHRSPPLAVLAVSGVILSVIYLLWAYQKVMQGPVRAKTPERLVEVNAREALVFLPLVVLIFWIGLYPSPLLRRSEASVRAVVERVERRTQGAVTPGRPVAGTPGAVAGRIPPLGAR
- the ligA gene encoding NAD-dependent DNA ligase LigA, with the translated sequence MQQLRRQIEEHNYLYFVLDAPRISDAEYDALVRELRDLEERFPGLQTPDSPTQRVGAPPALAFATVVHYQPMLSLANAFSQEELDAWHRRLVHILGDVPLAFVCELKIDGAAVSLVYEHGRFTRGATRGDGQRGEEVTLNLRTIRSLPLRLRADPPPPLLEVRAEVYLTRAALEVLNRERAGRGEPPFANPRNAAAGSLRQLDPQVTASRPLDLFVYGLGAVQGLELPTHGETLAWLRAAGFRTNPHTRRCTSLDEVRAYVREWTVRHRDLPYETDGVVVKVDSVAQQAELGATSQAPRWAIAYKFPAEQVMTRVKDIVVYVGRTGALTPVAVLEPVAVSGVTVTSATLHNEDEVRRKDVRAGDWVVVQRAGEVIPEVVRVLTERRTGQERPFRMPGSCPVCRTAVIRPEGEAVTRCPNPACPAQVMGALLHFASRDALNIEGLGTRRLEQLLAAGLVGDAADLYGLRREQLLNLERMAERSAQNLLDSIARSRRTTLARFLVALGIRHVGPTVAETLAAHFRDIRALMEASFEEVRDVPGVGPVIAHSVVTFFQEGENRALVLRLLEAGVVPAPPDARGEGPLAGRHFVFTGTLRRFTRGEAEARVKALGGTVAGSVGARTTDVVVGEQPGAKAEQARRRGIRLLDEAEFLTLIGVGP
- the lgt gene encoding prolipoprotein diacylglyceryl transferase, producing MNPVLFQAGPLVVRWYGVMMALTILASILFALRWGPRFGIAREFIDRITFPLALVLFAGARLGYVVSHPGEFADPLEVFRLWHGGLTSHGAIAAGLLYGYLVARRGGVSYWSLADTVVWAIPLGNIFVRFGNFMNGELYGDPTALPWGVLFPTAPDAPRHPLQLYEMALAVVILWAAWRVARRRAFPGQVWWVVVVLTSAGRILLDALRSEEHVILGTLAYGQVAAAILLLAGVWFLWRRPRSSPPQPPPVGADPEP
- a CDS encoding inosine/xanthosine triphosphatase; the protein is MDPCGSSPLPSSPTRIAVGSQQPAKVAAATVVLQRAFPGAEVVALGVEGGVGPLPLSVEETIRGALERARRALREGGADLGVGIEDGLEETPHGTFLGSWAAAIDRRGRVGLGAGMRILLPPEVVQAVRRGQDLGQIVREHSSLVDSETGGAIGWLTRGLVTREEAHRHAVAAALAPFLPGAVQW
- a CDS encoding NADH-quinone oxidoreductase subunit N, translating into MSAAIDLRTVLPEVVVAALAMAVLMWDVLAGVRGRKALAPGTILGLAAAAGAVIWVGPRPPAFAGAYLRDAATVLFQAIALISAVLATLLGADYLRRTGLERGEYYALLLFACLGAMVMAAAGDLIVLFLGLETLSIPLYVLAAFRRGNVRSQEAGMKYFLLGSFSTAFFLYGVALLYGASGSTALGALARAAAAGLTPLLGIGVALFSIGLAFKAALVPFHTWAPDVYEGAPLPVTAYMAVVAKVGAFAAVLRAFPLALPGLAGQWTLLLATLSVATMILGNLVALVQRSMKRLLAYSSIAHAGYLLIGVAAGGAEGAWAMVFYLVAYLFMTLGAFAVVLLLQRAGEEADLIEEYAGLGGRAPWLAAAMAVFMVSLAGLPPTAGFIGKFYLFSAALAAGQPAVALVGALTSVVSVYYYLRVPYIMFVGREVEGVEVVPAPGVRAVVVTAAAAVILLGVLPGALTQAVHPLVDLFGAR
- the thrB gene encoding homoserine kinase codes for the protein MTVEVAVPATIANLGPGFDALGMAVNLYDRFRVSIADRPAVSFSGGDAAALAGEPAPLVLRAAEEVARQAGRRAAFAIEARLAVPVTRGLGSSAAAIVGGAVAANELLGHPLDQTALLELAVQLEGHPDNVAAALLGGVVVVTRDGQALRAGRFLPRLDLEIALAIPDRVIPTAEARALLPRTVPLADAVFNLSRVALLVAALLTGDGALLPAALQDRLHQPHRARLLPGFAAVLVAAREAGAYGAVLAGSGSTVAAFSPPGRGERVGEAMRQAFASHGVTSATRTVSVDAHGATVYPS